The Pan troglodytes isolate AG18354 chromosome 1, NHGRI_mPanTro3-v2.0_pri, whole genome shotgun sequence genome includes a region encoding these proteins:
- the UROD gene encoding uroporphyrinogen decarboxylase isoform X1, which translates to MEANGLGPQGFPELKNDTFLRAAWGEETDYTPVWCMRQAGRYLPEFRETRAAQDFFSTCRSPEACCELTLQPLRRFPLDAAIIFSDILVVPQALGMEVTMVPGKGPSFPEPLREEQDLERLRDPEVVASELGYVFQAITLTRQRLAGRVPLIGFAGAPWTLMTYMVEGGGSSTMAQAKRWLYQRPQASHQLLRILTDALVPYLVGQVAAGAQALQLFESHAGHLGPQLFNKFALPYIRDVAKQVKARLREAGLAPVPMIIFAKDGHFALEELAQAGYEVVGLDWTVAPKKARECVGKTVTLQGNLDPCALYASEEEIGQLVKQMLDDFGPHRYIANLGHGLYPDMDPEHVGAFVDAVHKHSRLLRQN; encoded by the exons ATGGAAGCGAATGGGTTGGG ACCTCAGGGTTTTCCGGAGCTGAAGAATGACACATTCCTGCGAGCAGCCTGGGGAGAGGAAACAGACTACACTCCCGTTTGGTGCATGCGCCAGGCAGGCCGTTACTTACCAG AGTTTAGGGAAACCCGGGCTGCCCAGGACTTTTTCAGCACGTGTCGCTCTCCTGAGGCCTGCTGTGAACTGACTCTGCAG CCACTGCGTCGATTCCCTCTGGATGCTGCCATCATTTTCTCCGACATCCTTGTTGTACCCCAG GCACTGGGCATGGAGGTGACCATGGTACCTGGCAAAGGACCCAGCTTCCCAGAGCCATTAAGAGAAGAGCAGGACCTAGAACGCCTACGGGATCCAGAAGTGGTAGCCTCTGAGCTAGGCTATGTGTTCCAAGCCATCACCCTTACCCGACAACGACTGGCTGGACGTGTGCCGCTGATTGGCTTTGCTGGTGCCCCA TGGACCCTGATGACATACATGGTTGAGGGTGGTGGCTCAAGCACCATGGCTCAGGCCAAGCGCTGGCTCTATCAGAGACCTCAGGCTAGTCACCAGCTGCTTCGCATCCTCACCGATGCTCTGGTCCCATATCTGGTAGGACAAGTGGCGGCTGGTGCCCAG GCATTGCAGCTGTTTGAGTCCCATGCAGGGCATCTTGGCCCACAGCTCTTCAACAAGTTTGCACTGCCTTACATCCGTGATGTGGCCAAGCAAGTGAAGGCCAGGTTGCGGGAGGCAGGCCTGGCACCAGTGCCCATG ATCATCTTTGCTAAGGATGGGCATTTTGCCCTGGAGGAGCTGGCCCAAGCTGGCTATGAGGTGGTTGGGCTTGACTGGACAGTGGCCCCAAAGAAAGCCCG GGAGTGTGTGGGGAAGACGGTGACATTGCAGGGCAACCTGGACCCCTGTGCCTTGTATGCATCCGAG GAGGAGATCGGGCAGTTGGTGAAGCAGATGCTGGATGACTTTGGACCACATCGCTACATTGCCAACCTGGGCCATGGGCTTTATCCTGACATGGACCCAGAACATGTGGGCGCCTTTGTGGATGCTGTGCATAAACACTCACGTCTGCTTCGACAGAACTGA
- the UROD gene encoding uroporphyrinogen decarboxylase isoform X3, with product MEANGLGPQGFPELKNDTFLRAAWGEETDYTPVWCMRQAGRYLPEFRETRAAQDFFSTCRSPEACCELTLQPLRRFPLDAAIIFSDILVVPQALGMEVTMVPGKGPSFPEPLREEQDLERLRDPEVVASELGYVFQAITLTRQRLAGRVPLIGFAGAPWTLMTYMVEGGGSSTMAQAKRWLYQRPQASHQLLRILTDALVPYLVGQVAAGAQIIFAKDGHFALEELAQAGYEVVGLDWTVAPKKARECVGKTVTLQGNLDPCALYASEEEIGQLVKQMLDDFGPHRYIANLGHGLYPDMDPEHVGAFVDAVHKHSRLLRQN from the exons ATGGAAGCGAATGGGTTGGG ACCTCAGGGTTTTCCGGAGCTGAAGAATGACACATTCCTGCGAGCAGCCTGGGGAGAGGAAACAGACTACACTCCCGTTTGGTGCATGCGCCAGGCAGGCCGTTACTTACCAG AGTTTAGGGAAACCCGGGCTGCCCAGGACTTTTTCAGCACGTGTCGCTCTCCTGAGGCCTGCTGTGAACTGACTCTGCAG CCACTGCGTCGATTCCCTCTGGATGCTGCCATCATTTTCTCCGACATCCTTGTTGTACCCCAG GCACTGGGCATGGAGGTGACCATGGTACCTGGCAAAGGACCCAGCTTCCCAGAGCCATTAAGAGAAGAGCAGGACCTAGAACGCCTACGGGATCCAGAAGTGGTAGCCTCTGAGCTAGGCTATGTGTTCCAAGCCATCACCCTTACCCGACAACGACTGGCTGGACGTGTGCCGCTGATTGGCTTTGCTGGTGCCCCA TGGACCCTGATGACATACATGGTTGAGGGTGGTGGCTCAAGCACCATGGCTCAGGCCAAGCGCTGGCTCTATCAGAGACCTCAGGCTAGTCACCAGCTGCTTCGCATCCTCACCGATGCTCTGGTCCCATATCTGGTAGGACAAGTGGCGGCTGGTGCCCAG ATCATCTTTGCTAAGGATGGGCATTTTGCCCTGGAGGAGCTGGCCCAAGCTGGCTATGAGGTGGTTGGGCTTGACTGGACAGTGGCCCCAAAGAAAGCCCG GGAGTGTGTGGGGAAGACGGTGACATTGCAGGGCAACCTGGACCCCTGTGCCTTGTATGCATCCGAG GAGGAGATCGGGCAGTTGGTGAAGCAGATGCTGGATGACTTTGGACCACATCGCTACATTGCCAACCTGGGCCATGGGCTTTATCCTGACATGGACCCAGAACATGTGGGCGCCTTTGTGGATGCTGTGCATAAACACTCACGTCTGCTTCGACAGAACTGA
- the UROD gene encoding uroporphyrinogen decarboxylase isoform X2 gives MRQAGRYLPEFRETRAAQDFFSTCRSPEACCELTLQPLRRFPLDAAIIFSDILVVPQALGMEVTMVPGKGPSFPEPLREEQDLERLRDPEVVASELGYVFQAITLTRQRLAGRVPLIGFAGAPWTLMTYMVEGGGSSTMAQAKRWLYQRPQASHQLLRILTDALVPYLVGQVAAGAQALQLFESHAGHLGPQLFNKFALPYIRDVAKQVKARLREAGLAPVPMIIFAKDGHFALEELAQAGYEVVGLDWTVAPKKARECVGKTVTLQGNLDPCALYASEEEIGQLVKQMLDDFGPHRYIANLGHGLYPDMDPEHVGAFVDAVHKHSRLLRQN, from the exons ATGCGCCAGGCAGGCCGTTACTTACCAG AGTTTAGGGAAACCCGGGCTGCCCAGGACTTTTTCAGCACGTGTCGCTCTCCTGAGGCCTGCTGTGAACTGACTCTGCAG CCACTGCGTCGATTCCCTCTGGATGCTGCCATCATTTTCTCCGACATCCTTGTTGTACCCCAG GCACTGGGCATGGAGGTGACCATGGTACCTGGCAAAGGACCCAGCTTCCCAGAGCCATTAAGAGAAGAGCAGGACCTAGAACGCCTACGGGATCCAGAAGTGGTAGCCTCTGAGCTAGGCTATGTGTTCCAAGCCATCACCCTTACCCGACAACGACTGGCTGGACGTGTGCCGCTGATTGGCTTTGCTGGTGCCCCA TGGACCCTGATGACATACATGGTTGAGGGTGGTGGCTCAAGCACCATGGCTCAGGCCAAGCGCTGGCTCTATCAGAGACCTCAGGCTAGTCACCAGCTGCTTCGCATCCTCACCGATGCTCTGGTCCCATATCTGGTAGGACAAGTGGCGGCTGGTGCCCAG GCATTGCAGCTGTTTGAGTCCCATGCAGGGCATCTTGGCCCACAGCTCTTCAACAAGTTTGCACTGCCTTACATCCGTGATGTGGCCAAGCAAGTGAAGGCCAGGTTGCGGGAGGCAGGCCTGGCACCAGTGCCCATG ATCATCTTTGCTAAGGATGGGCATTTTGCCCTGGAGGAGCTGGCCCAAGCTGGCTATGAGGTGGTTGGGCTTGACTGGACAGTGGCCCCAAAGAAAGCCCG GGAGTGTGTGGGGAAGACGGTGACATTGCAGGGCAACCTGGACCCCTGTGCCTTGTATGCATCCGAG GAGGAGATCGGGCAGTTGGTGAAGCAGATGCTGGATGACTTTGGACCACATCGCTACATTGCCAACCTGGGCCATGGGCTTTATCCTGACATGGACCCAGAACATGTGGGCGCCTTTGTGGATGCTGTGCATAAACACTCACGTCTGCTTCGACAGAACTGA
- the UROD gene encoding uroporphyrinogen decarboxylase isoform X4 — protein sequence MLPSFSPTSLLYPRCFLPLQALGMEVTMVPGKGPSFPEPLREEQDLERLRDPEVVASELGYVFQAITLTRQRLAGRVPLIGFAGAPWTLMTYMVEGGGSSTMAQAKRWLYQRPQASHQLLRILTDALVPYLVGQVAAGAQALQLFESHAGHLGPQLFNKFALPYIRDVAKQVKARLREAGLAPVPMIIFAKDGHFALEELAQAGYEVVGLDWTVAPKKARECVGKTVTLQGNLDPCALYASEEEIGQLVKQMLDDFGPHRYIANLGHGLYPDMDPEHVGAFVDAVHKHSRLLRQN from the exons ATGCTGCCATCATTTTCTCCGACATCCTTGTTGTACCCCAG ATGTTTTCTCCCCCTCCAGGCACTGGGCATGGAGGTGACCATGGTACCTGGCAAAGGACCCAGCTTCCCAGAGCCATTAAGAGAAGAGCAGGACCTAGAACGCCTACGGGATCCAGAAGTGGTAGCCTCTGAGCTAGGCTATGTGTTCCAAGCCATCACCCTTACCCGACAACGACTGGCTGGACGTGTGCCGCTGATTGGCTTTGCTGGTGCCCCA TGGACCCTGATGACATACATGGTTGAGGGTGGTGGCTCAAGCACCATGGCTCAGGCCAAGCGCTGGCTCTATCAGAGACCTCAGGCTAGTCACCAGCTGCTTCGCATCCTCACCGATGCTCTGGTCCCATATCTGGTAGGACAAGTGGCGGCTGGTGCCCAG GCATTGCAGCTGTTTGAGTCCCATGCAGGGCATCTTGGCCCACAGCTCTTCAACAAGTTTGCACTGCCTTACATCCGTGATGTGGCCAAGCAAGTGAAGGCCAGGTTGCGGGAGGCAGGCCTGGCACCAGTGCCCATG ATCATCTTTGCTAAGGATGGGCATTTTGCCCTGGAGGAGCTGGCCCAAGCTGGCTATGAGGTGGTTGGGCTTGACTGGACAGTGGCCCCAAAGAAAGCCCG GGAGTGTGTGGGGAAGACGGTGACATTGCAGGGCAACCTGGACCCCTGTGCCTTGTATGCATCCGAG GAGGAGATCGGGCAGTTGGTGAAGCAGATGCTGGATGACTTTGGACCACATCGCTACATTGCCAACCTGGGCCATGGGCTTTATCCTGACATGGACCCAGAACATGTGGGCGCCTTTGTGGATGCTGTGCATAAACACTCACGTCTGCTTCGACAGAACTGA